The Marinobacter subterrani genome has a segment encoding these proteins:
- a CDS encoding amino acid ABC transporter permease, translating into MDFSLMAEVTPLLIRAALVTIDISARALFFGFFVACGLVFLQSFRFAPIRWFARGYISVVRGTPYFVQLLLVFYGGPSIGLKLDPFTCGVVVGAFNIGAYMSEAIRGSIESVDKGQAEAARSLGFGKVQTMVSVVLPQASALMIRSVGVLAIVLVKNSSLVSIISVVELTYQAQRLIGSTYKPLEIFTLSALMYIVIVYAVMGIIELAYRRATRYTTQ; encoded by the coding sequence ATGGATTTCAGCTTGATGGCCGAGGTCACACCCTTGTTGATCAGGGCGGCTTTGGTCACGATCGACATCTCAGCCCGTGCACTGTTCTTTGGGTTTTTCGTCGCCTGTGGGCTGGTCTTTTTGCAGTCTTTTCGCTTTGCACCCATCCGCTGGTTTGCCCGTGGCTATATCAGCGTGGTTCGCGGGACGCCCTATTTCGTCCAATTGTTGCTGGTGTTTTATGGTGGTCCCAGTATTGGTTTAAAGCTTGACCCCTTCACGTGTGGTGTTGTCGTGGGCGCTTTCAATATTGGCGCCTATATGAGTGAAGCGATTCGCGGCTCCATTGAATCGGTGGATAAAGGTCAGGCGGAAGCCGCCAGGTCACTGGGGTTTGGCAAGGTACAAACGATGGTGTCTGTCGTGTTGCCGCAAGCTTCCGCACTGATGATTCGTTCTGTCGGGGTGTTGGCCATTGTACTGGTGAAAAACTCCTCTCTGGTTTCCATTATCTCGGTGGTTGAGTTGACGTATCAGGCTCAGCGCCTGATTGGTTCGACCTACAAGCCGCTGGAGATTTTCACCCTCAGTGCATTGATGTACATCGTCATTGTCTACGCGGTGATGGGCATCATCGAACTGGCCTATCGTCGCGCGACGCGCTACACAACCCAATAG
- a CDS encoding transporter substrate-binding domain-containing protein: MKALTKKFSQSLAVAAIVTSAAVMVAMPAQARDLSEIRDDVFQVVNSGAYPPFSFVDTQGNLVGFDVDIAEALAEKMGVEVNVQSSPWNGIIAALVGGRFDACICSMSNTEERRQAVDFTDPYYSAGLSVWVQGDTDDINSIDDFSGKRIGSTLGETGNQWAVENADGKWRNQTFQGLPDMMNGLTTGRIDAMIADDVPVLVAMQENAPDIKMVDVGDLPRWPAAISIQKNHPELLKALNSALKEIKADGTYQDIVDKWIGEGANIQ, translated from the coding sequence ATGAAGGCTCTTACTAAAAAGTTCTCTCAATCTCTGGCTGTCGCAGCAATCGTCACAAGCGCAGCGGTCATGGTTGCCATGCCGGCACAGGCGCGTGATCTGTCTGAAATTCGTGACGACGTATTCCAGGTGGTAAATTCCGGCGCTTACCCTCCCTTCAGTTTTGTCGATACCCAGGGCAACCTGGTTGGCTTTGACGTTGATATTGCTGAGGCTCTGGCTGAAAAGATGGGTGTTGAGGTTAACGTACAGTCCTCCCCCTGGAACGGCATCATCGCCGCCCTGGTCGGTGGCCGTTTTGATGCCTGCATTTGCAGCATGAGCAACACCGAAGAACGTCGGCAGGCGGTTGATTTTACCGATCCCTACTACAGCGCGGGTCTCTCAGTCTGGGTGCAAGGAGATACCGACGATATCAATAGCATCGATGACTTTTCAGGCAAGCGTATTGGTTCCACTCTGGGTGAAACCGGTAACCAGTGGGCGGTGGAAAACGCGGACGGCAAATGGCGTAACCAGACCTTCCAGGGCTTACCTGACATGATGAATGGCCTGACCACAGGCCGCATCGATGCCATGATCGCTGACGACGTGCCCGTACTGGTTGCCATGCAGGAAAACGCACCCGACATCAAGATGGTAGACGTTGGTGATTTGCCACGCTGGCCTGCCGCCATTTCCATTCAAAAGAATCACCCTGAGCTGCTGAAGGCTCTGAACTCGGCCCTGAAAGAGATCAAGGCTGATGGCACTTACCAGGACATTGTCGATAAGTGGATTGGCGAAGGCGCCAACATCCAGTAA
- a CDS encoding 3-oxoacid CoA-transferase subunit B, translating to MSAAERILSRAVNEITPGSIVNLGIGLPTQVIRYLPDDFDVQIHSENGILGAWKQSPPEAMDPFLIDAAGAYVSLREGASLFDSAVSFALIRRARLDLTMIGAFEVDELGNLANWKIPGKFSPGIGGAMELAQKTPRIVVLTTHTDKHGRPKILKSCRLPLTAKACVSRIVSDLAVMDVTPQGLVVREKLVEISDADLQARTEAELTFAT from the coding sequence ATGTCCGCCGCTGAGCGCATTTTGAGCCGGGCGGTGAATGAAATCACCCCGGGCAGCATTGTCAATCTGGGCATTGGTTTGCCCACGCAGGTTATCCGTTACCTACCGGACGACTTCGATGTACAGATCCATTCAGAGAACGGCATTCTGGGTGCCTGGAAGCAGAGTCCACCAGAGGCAATGGACCCCTTCCTCATTGATGCCGCCGGTGCCTATGTTTCCCTTCGCGAAGGCGCCAGTCTGTTCGACAGCGCTGTCTCTTTCGCCCTGATTCGTCGCGCTCGCCTGGATTTGACCATGATTGGCGCCTTCGAAGTCGACGAGCTGGGCAACCTAGCCAACTGGAAAATTCCGGGCAAATTTTCGCCGGGGATTGGTGGTGCCATGGAGCTGGCACAAAAGACGCCGCGCATCGTCGTGCTGACAACCCATACCGACAAACACGGGCGACCCAAGATCCTGAAGTCTTGCCGCCTGCCGTTGACTGCCAAAGCCTGCGTCAGCCGCATAGTATCCGACCTCGCTGTAATGGATGTTACCCCGCAAGGTCTGGTGGTGCGCGAAAAACTGGTCGAGATCAGTGACGCCGATTTGCAGGCCCGGACCGAAGCGGAGCTGACGTTTGCCACGTGA
- a CDS encoding CoA transferase subunit A, translating into MKKNQTLENAIAAIPSGAVVMVGGFGNPGTPFSLINELVRQGQTGLTIIKNDANEPGHGLSRLIENGQVRKLITTHIGLNKGVIELMNQGDLEVAFHPQGMLAEKIRTAGAGSFGFLTDIGIDSEITGPEDLLEWQGQTYKVEMALPAAYALIHAAQADWIGNLVYQGSAINFSPLMAMAANHVIVETPDLGAPGRFKPEHVHTPGAFVDSIVPLESLTSEYGVLEHHVRR; encoded by the coding sequence ATGAAAAAGAACCAGACCCTGGAAAATGCCATCGCCGCCATTCCCTCCGGGGCTGTGGTCATGGTCGGTGGTTTTGGCAACCCGGGTACGCCCTTTAGCCTGATCAACGAATTGGTGCGTCAGGGGCAGACCGGTCTGACGATCATCAAGAACGATGCCAATGAACCCGGTCATGGCTTGAGCCGGCTGATCGAGAATGGCCAGGTGCGCAAGTTGATCACCACGCACATTGGCCTGAACAAAGGCGTGATTGAGCTGATGAATCAGGGCGACCTCGAGGTCGCGTTTCATCCCCAGGGCATGCTGGCCGAAAAGATTCGCACTGCCGGTGCCGGCAGCTTTGGTTTCCTAACTGACATCGGTATTGATTCCGAGATTACCGGGCCAGAAGATCTGCTCGAATGGCAAGGCCAGACCTACAAGGTCGAGATGGCGTTGCCGGCTGCCTACGCACTTATTCATGCCGCACAGGCGGACTGGATCGGCAATCTGGTGTATCAGGGCTCGGCTATCAATTTCAGCCCTCTGATGGCCATGGCTGCGAACCACGTTATTGTCGAGACGCCGGATCTCGGTGCGCCGGGCCGTTTCAAGCCGGAACACGTGCATACGCCGGGTGCCTTTGTCGACAGCATTGTACCGCTGGAATCACTCACCTCTGAATACGGGGTCCTGGAACATCATGTCCGCCGCTGA
- a CDS encoding aminotransferase family protein, producing MSSNALFYLTSNDMPLVSHADGIYIWDTTGRRYIDACSGAITCNIGHNHPTVKRAMVEQLDKVAFSYRTQFESQVALDLAARLVDLTDGELDKVFFVGSGSEAVESAIKLAVQYFVAKGQPERCKFVSLRPSYHGSTIGALGLTGYEPLEAPYRSITLGSVKVPSPDLYRYQEASAEEHIASVLEQTESAILAAGPETIAAVALEPVGGASTGGRMVTRAYMEGVRALCDRYGCLLIMDEVLSGMGRTGAWFAYQHFGVVPDIIALAKGLGSGYYPIAAMMARQELVDEVSRSGGFMHGHTYAGNPLACATGLAVIDVMDSERLVSNAAEQGTYLRQQLDQLAQKYDCIGNVRGVGLLQGVELVQDKARKQPFPASFNAFDKLTALAKARGLLIYPRRSLNGLEGDHVLITPPLTVTASDIDDIIALLDDSLAAFEQASLELEVCS from the coding sequence ATGTCCAGCAACGCTTTGTTCTACCTGACCAGTAATGACATGCCGCTGGTCAGCCATGCCGATGGCATCTATATATGGGATACCACAGGTCGTCGTTACATCGATGCCTGCTCAGGCGCCATCACCTGTAATATTGGCCACAATCACCCCACCGTAAAACGCGCCATGGTTGAGCAGCTCGATAAGGTTGCTTTCAGCTATCGCACCCAGTTCGAAAGCCAGGTCGCGCTCGACCTGGCAGCTCGATTGGTCGATCTCACCGACGGTGAGCTCGACAAAGTCTTTTTTGTCGGCAGTGGTTCAGAAGCGGTCGAGAGTGCAATCAAACTGGCGGTCCAGTATTTCGTCGCCAAAGGGCAGCCGGAGCGTTGCAAGTTTGTGTCGCTGCGCCCTTCCTATCATGGCAGTACCATCGGAGCACTGGGGCTGACCGGATACGAACCCCTGGAGGCACCTTATCGCTCAATCACTCTTGGCTCGGTCAAAGTGCCCTCTCCGGACTTGTACCGTTACCAGGAAGCCAGCGCTGAAGAACACATTGCATCGGTGCTGGAACAGACCGAAAGCGCCATTCTGGCGGCGGGCCCGGAAACCATTGCCGCCGTGGCGCTGGAGCCGGTGGGCGGTGCCAGCACTGGAGGGCGCATGGTCACCAGGGCCTATATGGAAGGGGTGCGGGCTTTGTGTGACCGTTACGGTTGCCTGTTGATCATGGACGAAGTGCTCAGCGGCATGGGTCGCACCGGCGCCTGGTTTGCTTACCAGCATTTTGGTGTGGTGCCCGACATTATCGCGCTGGCCAAAGGGCTCGGTTCCGGCTATTACCCCATAGCCGCCATGATGGCGCGTCAGGAGCTGGTTGATGAGGTGAGCCGCAGTGGTGGTTTCATGCACGGTCATACCTACGCCGGTAACCCCCTGGCCTGTGCCACGGGCCTTGCTGTTATTGATGTGATGGACTCGGAGCGGCTGGTTAGCAATGCCGCAGAGCAGGGTACCTATCTTCGCCAGCAACTTGACCAACTGGCTCAGAAGTACGATTGCATTGGCAATGTACGCGGGGTTGGCTTGTTGCAGGGGGTGGAACTGGTGCAGGACAAGGCCAGAAAACAGCCGTTCCCGGCCTCGTTCAATGCTTTCGACAAGCTCACGGCCCTGGCCAAGGCCCGTGGCCTGCTGATTTACCCGAGGCGTTCCCTGAATGGCCTGGAGGGGGATCATGTGTTGATTACGCCGCCACTGACGGTCACCGCTTCAGACATTGACGACATAATCGCCCTGCTGGATGACAGCCTCGCGGCCTTCGAACAAGCGTCGCTGGAGCTGGAGGTCTGTTCATGA
- a CDS encoding LysR family transcriptional regulator has translation MKNRCFFNLFSLKNSYNLISMHNVYSLFDDLYSCFGPKKHRSGPATMSDINLNSLKSLLIFKTLYETGTATRTAKDLGITQSGVSRSLAQLEENIGIPLFMRHKKRLVALPEADELYGEILGLLSNLENMKHSIVSLREFGASRIRIASAPALGFAYVPKTIARILSDNPKYSIYLDIMPSPEVVRAVEAGYFDVGFVTLPVTSQVLAVDELISTEAVCLMPKNHSLAKAEMITAEDLKGQHLVIPNQPNLAADQLLLHLSEKNIRIAGKTEANIAAICSLVANGVGITLINPITAYDHQAARNDLLIKPFKPAFHYRFGLVYKQKWANNRLVGLLKEMIPELPDHLVAKQMHSGVMETPTT, from the coding sequence TTGAAAAATCGGTGTTTTTTTAATCTGTTTTCATTAAAGAACAGCTATAACTTAATTTCAATGCATAATGTTTATTCATTATTTGATGATTTATACTCATGTTTTGGGCCAAAAAAACACCGCTCGGGACCAGCCACTATGAGCGACATAAATCTTAACTCTCTGAAATCTTTGCTCATTTTTAAAACGCTTTATGAGACCGGCACCGCCACACGGACCGCCAAGGATTTAGGCATTACCCAGTCCGGCGTCAGTCGATCTCTGGCGCAGTTGGAAGAAAATATTGGAATTCCGCTGTTCATGCGGCACAAGAAGCGGCTAGTCGCTCTGCCGGAGGCCGATGAGCTCTATGGTGAGATTCTTGGTTTGCTGAGCAACCTGGAGAACATGAAGCACAGCATTGTGTCACTGCGAGAATTTGGCGCTTCGCGCATCCGCATCGCCTCGGCACCGGCTCTGGGTTTTGCCTATGTCCCCAAAACCATCGCCCGCATCCTGAGTGACAACCCTAAATACAGCATCTATCTGGACATCATGCCCAGCCCGGAAGTGGTGCGGGCGGTTGAAGCGGGTTATTTCGATGTCGGATTTGTCACCCTTCCGGTTACCAGTCAGGTGTTGGCGGTTGACGAGTTGATCTCAACCGAAGCCGTGTGCCTGATGCCCAAAAACCACAGCCTGGCCAAAGCCGAAATGATCACAGCAGAGGACCTGAAAGGCCAGCATCTGGTCATACCCAACCAGCCCAACCTGGCAGCCGACCAGCTCCTGCTGCACCTGTCGGAGAAGAACATTCGCATTGCCGGTAAAACCGAAGCCAACATCGCTGCCATTTGCTCACTGGTCGCAAACGGGGTCGGCATCACCCTGATCAACCCCATTACAGCTTACGACCACCAGGCGGCCCGCAATGACCTTCTGATAAAGCCGTTCAAGCCGGCCTTTCACTATCGTTTTGGACTGGTGTACAAGCAGAAATGGGCGAACAATCGGTTGGTCGGTTTACTCAAGGAAATGATACCGGAGTTACCGGACCACCTCGTGGCGAAACAGATGCACTCCGGAGTCATGGAAACTCCGACCACCTGA
- a CDS encoding GNAT family N-acetyltransferase has protein sequence MSVVIREANKDDSGLILRFVKELAKYQNSENEVLATESSIENSIFAKDSPTKAVICEKKGEPIGFAVYFFNYSTWLGRHGLYLEDVYVTRTERGTGAGKCILKYLAKIALDNQCGRLEWSVLEWNEIAIEFYKSLGAKPKSEWIGYQLTGPELLSLAES, from the coding sequence ATGTCAGTTGTAATACGAGAAGCAAATAAAGATGACTCAGGTTTAATTCTCAGGTTTGTTAAAGAATTAGCAAAATATCAGAACTCTGAAAATGAAGTCCTCGCTACTGAGTCGTCTATTGAGAATTCGATCTTTGCTAAAGATTCTCCTACAAAAGCTGTTATTTGTGAGAAAAAAGGTGAGCCAATTGGTTTTGCTGTTTATTTTTTCAATTATTCAACCTGGTTAGGAAGGCATGGTCTCTACCTTGAAGATGTGTATGTCACTCGTACGGAGCGAGGTACGGGGGCAGGAAAGTGCATTCTAAAATATTTGGCTAAGATTGCTTTGGATAATCAGTGTGGAAGGCTTGAATGGAGTGTTCTTGAATGGAACGAAATTGCTATTGAATTTTATAAATCACTTGGTGCTAAACCCAAAAGTGAATGGATTGGCTATCAGTTAACTGGTCCCGAGTTACTTTCTTTGGCTGAGAGCTGA
- a CDS encoding DUF3303 domain-containing protein, which produces MKQYMVIERFKPGCVGDVYERLGAQGRMLPQGLHYVNSWVNKELGVCYQLMETSDFELFSQWTSQWEDLTKFEIVPIDSSSQE; this is translated from the coding sequence ATGAAGCAGTACATGGTGATAGAACGCTTCAAGCCGGGGTGCGTCGGGGATGTGTATGAACGGCTCGGCGCTCAAGGGAGGATGTTGCCACAGGGGCTTCATTACGTGAACTCATGGGTTAACAAGGAGCTCGGCGTATGCTATCAGCTTATGGAAACCTCCGATTTCGAACTCTTTAGCCAGTGGACGAGCCAGTGGGAAGACCTAACCAAATTCGAAATAGTGCCTATAGATAGTTCTTCGCAGGAATGA
- a CDS encoding IS110 family RNA-guided transposase encodes MNFYHSTHRYYCGIDLHARSLYVCIIDEQGEVLLHKEIKARPEPLLALLEPFRDDLVIGVECMHCWYWISDLCEEHGIHFILGHALYMKAIHGGKTKSDRIDSFKIAMLMKGGNFPLAYTYPKEMRATRDLLRRRTRIVQHGAMLKAHVVNTTSQYNLLPNKANLKNIGAREQVRATFADRDVQHNIDLDLAIIECYHRALSKLEEHLERQAKQHDPASLSVLRIIPGVGRILTLTMLYEIGDIQRFETVQKFASYARLIKCKAESAGKVCGTQGNKIGNAHLKWAFSEAAVLYLRGNDKAQRYLQKLQKRMNKPKALSALAHKLGRAAYFMLKHQRVFDEQRFLKG; translated from the coding sequence ATGAACTTTTACCATAGCACTCACCGTTATTATTGTGGAATCGATCTGCACGCCCGCAGCCTGTATGTCTGCATCATCGACGAGCAGGGTGAAGTGTTGCTGCACAAGGAAATCAAAGCCCGCCCGGAACCGCTACTGGCCCTGCTTGAACCGTTTCGTGATGATCTGGTGATCGGTGTCGAATGCATGCACTGCTGGTACTGGATCTCGGATCTGTGTGAAGAACACGGCATCCATTTTATCCTGGGCCACGCCCTGTACATGAAAGCCATTCACGGCGGCAAAACCAAGAGCGACCGCATCGATTCTTTCAAGATCGCCATGCTCATGAAAGGCGGCAACTTCCCTCTAGCGTATACCTATCCCAAAGAGATGCGGGCCACACGCGACTTGCTACGCCGGCGTACCCGCATCGTCCAGCACGGGGCCATGCTCAAAGCCCATGTGGTGAATACCACCAGCCAATACAATCTGCTGCCCAACAAGGCCAACCTGAAGAATATCGGTGCCCGGGAACAGGTCCGGGCGACGTTTGCCGACCGGGATGTCCAACACAACATCGATCTCGACCTGGCCATCATCGAGTGCTATCACCGTGCACTCAGCAAGCTGGAAGAGCATCTGGAGCGACAGGCCAAACAACACGATCCTGCCTCCCTGAGCGTGTTGCGGATCATTCCCGGTGTGGGCCGCATCCTCACCCTGACGATGCTCTACGAAATCGGCGATATCCAACGATTTGAGACAGTGCAGAAGTTTGCTTCTTACGCCCGGCTCATCAAGTGCAAAGCCGAATCTGCCGGCAAAGTCTGCGGCACTCAGGGCAACAAGATCGGCAACGCCCATCTGAAGTGGGCGTTCTCGGAAGCCGCCGTGCTGTACCTGCGAGGTAATGACAAAGCCCAGCGCTACCTACAGAAACTCCAGAAACGAATGAACAAGCCCAAGGCGCTGTCCGCGCTGGCCCACAAGCTGGGCCGGGCCGCCTACTTCATGCTCAAGCATCAGAGGGTCTTCGATGAACAACGATTCCTGAAGGGTTAG
- a CDS encoding HigA family addiction module antitoxin: MAILNTAGMQRKPTHPGEMLREDFIPDYGLTVSGLAESLGVSRQSVNELLRERRAVSPEMALRLARLFGNSPEFWLNAQRSVDLWTAAQSVKEEVDRIKPLHVA, encoded by the coding sequence ATGGCTATTCTTAATACTGCCGGTATGCAGCGCAAACCGACTCATCCTGGCGAAATGCTGAGGGAGGATTTTATTCCGGACTATGGCCTGACTGTTTCGGGGTTGGCTGAGTCTCTGGGTGTCTCTCGCCAGTCAGTTAATGAATTACTGCGCGAGCGTCGTGCTGTCAGTCCTGAAATGGCGCTTAGGCTTGCACGTTTGTTTGGTAATTCGCCGGAATTCTGGCTGAATGCGCAGCGATCTGTTGATCTTTGGACGGCCGCTCAGTCGGTCAAGGAAGAAGTGGATCGGATCAAGCCGCTACATGTTGCATAA
- a CDS encoding type II toxin-antitoxin system RelE/ParE family toxin — MIKSFADKRTQELYSKGKSKKFPADVTPRAARKLEYVDLAVQLEDLKVPPGNRLHPLSGNRQGQHAISINDQWRICFRFEDGDAYEVEVCDYH, encoded by the coding sequence ATGATCAAATCCTTCGCTGACAAACGAACCCAAGAACTCTACTCTAAGGGAAAGTCAAAGAAATTTCCTGCGGATGTTACACCGAGAGCCGCTAGAAAACTTGAATACGTGGATCTGGCCGTACAGCTTGAGGATTTGAAAGTGCCGCCCGGCAATCGCCTTCACCCACTGTCCGGAAACAGGCAGGGGCAGCACGCAATTTCAATAAATGATCAGTGGCGTATCTGTTTTCGTTTTGAAGACGGCGATGCGTATGAAGTCGAAGTGTGTGACTACCACTGA
- a CDS encoding reverse transcriptase domain-containing protein, which produces MASAKQLALPLVKPGDEPVAGKRENSHSVQPSPWMARVLSRDNLNRALKQVRRNKGAPGIDGMNVDGLPDYLRQHWPEIRQQLLQQTYRPKPVRRVTIPKANGGSRPLGIPTVVDLDLEAFFDRVNHDRLMTRLKRHTPDRPLLRLINRYLKAGVQIDHHKEPTLEGVPQGGPLSPVLASVVLDELDWELERRNLHFARYADDCQIHVGSCRAGERVMVSLTRFIEDSLRLTVNTRKSAVDRPWKRSFLGFTLSRKGQRLKVASKAITKLKTQIRILSRRTRGHSLARVIADLKETLLGWKAYFDEAEELSPLRDLDKWIRRRMRSYVWKQWGRRGYRELRKRGVSVRLAWNTAKSAHGPWRLSHSPALRHALPARLFRSYGLPELAVR; this is translated from the coding sequence ATGGCATCCGCAAAGCAGCTTGCGCTGCCCCTGGTAAAGCCAGGGGATGAACCCGTTGCCGGAAAGCGGGAGAACTCGCACTCCGTTCAACCCTCACCGTGGATGGCGCGTGTATTGAGCAGGGACAACCTCAATCGCGCCCTGAAACAGGTTCGACGTAACAAGGGAGCGCCGGGCATCGACGGCATGAACGTGGATGGATTGCCGGATTATCTGCGCCAACACTGGCCGGAGATCCGGCAGCAGTTGCTCCAGCAGACCTACCGACCCAAACCGGTCCGGCGGGTCACCATCCCCAAAGCCAACGGCGGTTCCCGCCCTCTGGGTATCCCGACGGTGGTGGATCTGGACCTGGAAGCCTTCTTTGACCGGGTAAACCATGATCGCCTGATGACACGGCTGAAACGGCACACGCCGGACAGGCCGCTGCTCAGGTTGATCAACCGGTACCTGAAAGCAGGCGTCCAGATCGACCATCACAAAGAGCCCACACTCGAAGGCGTACCGCAGGGTGGGCCACTGTCTCCGGTGTTGGCGAGTGTGGTTCTGGATGAACTGGATTGGGAGCTGGAACGGCGCAACCTGCACTTTGCCCGCTACGCGGATGACTGCCAGATCCACGTTGGCAGTTGCCGTGCAGGAGAGCGGGTGATGGTGAGTCTGACGCGCTTTATCGAGGACTCGCTGAGGCTCACAGTGAATACACGAAAGAGCGCGGTGGACCGGCCCTGGAAGCGTAGCTTCCTGGGCTTCACCCTCAGCCGGAAAGGGCAGCGCTTGAAGGTGGCTAGCAAAGCCATCACGAAGCTGAAAACCCAGATCCGGATACTGAGCCGCCGAACACGGGGCCACTCACTGGCCCGGGTGATCGCAGATCTGAAAGAGACCCTGCTTGGTTGGAAAGCGTACTTCGACGAAGCCGAAGAACTGAGCCCGCTGCGGGACCTGGACAAGTGGATACGGCGGAGAATGAGAAGTTACGTGTGGAAGCAATGGGGTCGAAGGGGGTATCGTGAGCTCAGAAAGCGGGGTGTCTCGGTCCGATTGGCCTGGAACACCGCCAAATCGGCCCACGGCCCGTGGCGGCTGAGTCATTCGCCGGCACTGCGGCACGCCTTACCGGCCCGGTTGTTCCGGAGCTATGGACTGCCGGAATTGGCAGTACGGTAA
- a CDS encoding DHCW motif cupin fold protein: MKITDLPFGVTDWSEVEKTEHFGEEGVAYWKTRNFGDIRVRMVEYSPGYVADHWCAKGHILLCLEGELHTELEDGRRFVLSPGSSYQVADNAELHRSSTEQGAKLFVVD; the protein is encoded by the coding sequence TTGAAGATCACGGATTTGCCTTTTGGGGTTACTGATTGGTCGGAGGTTGAGAAGACCGAGCACTTCGGGGAAGAGGGTGTGGCTTACTGGAAAACTCGGAACTTCGGCGATATCCGAGTGCGGATGGTTGAGTACAGCCCAGGCTATGTCGCCGATCATTGGTGTGCCAAGGGGCACATACTTCTCTGTCTAGAAGGCGAGCTTCATACTGAACTGGAAGACGGCCGGCGTTTCGTGCTCAGTCCCGGTTCGAGCTATCAGGTCGCAGATAATGCGGAGCTTCACCGTTCTTCGACGGAGCAAGGAGCCAAGTTATTCGTTGTCGACTAA
- a CDS encoding DMT family transporter, translated as MSGPKFARYWRFTVKSWLFLGIAIVAEVVATSGLKASEGFTKLWPSLLVIAGYAVAFYFLSITLKEIPVGVAYAIWAGLGVVLVALIGWLIYGQSLDAASVIGMVLIITGVAVINLFSKSVAH; from the coding sequence TTGTCTGGCCCCAAATTCGCACGGTACTGGAGATTCACTGTGAAAAGTTGGTTATTTCTGGGCATTGCCATTGTGGCAGAGGTGGTGGCAACCAGCGGGCTGAAAGCCAGTGAAGGGTTTACCAAACTCTGGCCCAGCCTGCTGGTAATTGCAGGCTATGCCGTTGCGTTTTACTTCCTCTCGATCACACTGAAGGAAATCCCGGTGGGCGTGGCCTATGCCATTTGGGCGGGGCTTGGGGTTGTGTTGGTGGCGCTTATCGGCTGGCTGATTTACGGGCAGAGTCTGGATGCTGCCAGCGTGATTGGTATGGTGCTTATCATCACCGGCGTTGCGGTGATCAATCTGTTTTCCAAGTCAGTCGCTCACTAA
- a CDS encoding SGNH/GDSL hydrolase family protein, whose amino-acid sequence MHLPFWLTTALLFPVLLYQGKRARRTTPRLPEAEGSPYGQYGEGAPARRILVIGESTAAGVGVETHNQGLASQLARQIHERTGQTIAWHTFGINGIRLGALVRELETTELPEADVVLLSMGVNDTTGFTPRFRFRRQLRELRQLLAPRHSGPMLLLNVPPMHLFTALPSPLRYVLGWRARQLDNLYIRVAKQFPEDFRYVNYPVVTDPELLARDGYHPGQRGYQYIAEALAAGYALGDGSP is encoded by the coding sequence ATGCACCTCCCTTTCTGGCTGACCACCGCCCTGCTCTTCCCGGTACTTCTGTACCAGGGCAAGCGGGCTCGCCGCACAACGCCCAGGCTGCCAGAGGCCGAGGGCTCGCCGTACGGTCAATACGGTGAAGGCGCCCCCGCCAGGCGAATCCTGGTGATTGGCGAGTCCACGGCGGCCGGTGTCGGTGTTGAAACCCACAATCAGGGTCTGGCCAGCCAGTTGGCACGGCAGATTCACGAGCGCACCGGGCAGACCATTGCCTGGCACACCTTCGGGATCAACGGCATTCGGCTTGGTGCCTTGGTTCGAGAGCTGGAAACCACCGAATTGCCAGAGGCGGATGTAGTGCTGTTGAGCATGGGGGTGAACGACACCACGGGGTTCACACCCCGTTTTCGTTTCCGCAGGCAATTGCGGGAATTGCGCCAATTGCTCGCACCGCGGCACTCGGGGCCCATGCTGCTGCTCAACGTGCCGCCCATGCATCTGTTCACGGCGCTGCCTTCGCCACTTCGGTACGTGTTGGGTTGGCGGGCCCGGCAGCTGGATAACCTCTATATCCGCGTGGCAAAGCAGTTTCCCGAAGACTTCCGCTACGTGAACTACCCGGTGGTCACCGACCCTGAGCTTCTGGCCCGTGATGGTTATCACCCCGGCCAGCGGGGCTACCAGTACATTGCGGAAGCGCTGGCTGCCGGGTATGCATTGGGTGACGGCTCTCCCTAG